Genomic segment of Rhodococcus sp. W8901:
TCGTCCCGGACGACTGCGTCGTGGGGCAGGTGAACGGCGGTTGGAAGCTGGCCCGCACGACGCTCGCGAACGAGCGGGTCGCGATGAGTGGTGGGTCGTCGCTCGGCAAGGCCGTCGAGGAACTGCTCGAGCTGGCCGGCGATCCCGATCCGGTGACCGCCGACCATCTGGGTGCGCTGATCGCCGAGGCGCTCGTCGGGTCCCTGCTGGAGCTGCGTACCACGCTGCGCCAGCTCGACGGCCAGGATCCGGGGCCCGCGTCGAGCGTCCGCAAGCTCGTCGGTGTCCGCAACCGTCAGGCGGTCGCGGAGTTCGCCGTCGAGCTCGCCGGTGAGGCCGGGTGGGTCGAGGGGCCGCTCACCCGCGAGTTCCTGAACACGCGGTGCCTGTCCATTGCGGGCGGGACGACGCAGATCCTGCTCACGGTGGCTGCCGAACGCCTGCTGGGGCTGCCGCGCGACTGACGGTTTCCCGTCCGGGCCCGGCGTGGCGAGAACGTGATGAACGTGTTCTCGCCACGCCGGGCCTTTCGTCATTCACCTGCAGGTGATAGAACAGGAACACGTTCTAGATCACAGGCGGGATTGGCAGCGTGGACTTCTCTCAGGATCAGACTCAGGAAACGGTGGCGGAGATAGTCGTGGGCCTGTTGGCTCGCGAGCACTCCGATCCCGCCGACACCGGTGGTTTCAACGCCGAGTTGTGGCAGGCGCTCGCGAAGGCGGACCTGCTTTCGCTCGCGGTGCCGGAACGGCTCGGCGGTGACGGGTTGGGCGTCGCCGAGGTGGCGACCATGCTCACCGAGATCGGCCGCGGCGCGGCGCCGGTTCCGGCGCTCGCCACGTTGGGCTTCGGCCTCCTCCCGGTTCTCGCATTGGGGACCACCGAGCAGCAGGACGCCCTGCTCGACGGAATCGCGGGCGGACGGATCCTCACCGCGGCCGTCGCGGAACAGGGTTCGGCGTTCCCGGCGAAGCCGTCCACCATCGCGGTCGCGGACGGCGACCACGTCGTCGTGACCGGGCACAAGGTCGCGGTGCCGTTCGCGGACATCGCACACCGGATCCTGGTGCCCACCGACGCCGGCGTTGTCGTGGTGGCCCCGGACGCTCCCGGCGTCACGCTCACCAAGAGCGCGACTTCCGCGGGCGGACCGGAGTTCTCGGTCCGGCTCGACGGGGTGCGGGTGCTGTCCGCCGACGTCCTGGGTGACGGACTCGACGGTGTCGCGAGCCTCAACCGGATCGCGCTCGCGAGCCTCGGCGCGTACGCCGACGGACTGCTCGCCGGCGCCACCGGCCTGGCGGCCGACCACCTGACCACCCGCGAGCAGTTCGGCAAGCCGCTCGCCGCGTTCCAGGCGGTGGCCCAGCAGATCGCCGATGTGTACG
This window contains:
- a CDS encoding acyl-CoA dehydrogenase family protein, which gives rise to MDFSQDQTQETVAEIVVGLLAREHSDPADTGGFNAELWQALAKADLLSLAVPERLGGDGLGVAEVATMLTEIGRGAAPVPALATLGFGLLPVLALGTTEQQDALLDGIAGGRILTAAVAEQGSAFPAKPSTIAVADGDHVVVTGHKVAVPFADIAHRILVPTDAGVVVVAPDAPGVTLTKSATSAGGPEFSVRLDGVRVLSADVLGDGLDGVASLNRIALASLGAYADGLLAGATGLAADHLTTREQFGKPLAAFQAVAQQIADVYVTSRTLHVSALASTWRVSEGLDSEDDLDVMAYWIAAEVPAAMRTLHHLHGGLGVDVTYPMHRYFSIAKDLARLVGGASYRLDLVGARCSSI